In Thermoanaerobaculales bacterium, one DNA window encodes the following:
- a CDS encoding zinc-dependent alcohol dehydrogenase family protein, whose product MSIPDEMDAMVVAATGRPLELRRLPVPRPGPQQVLLEVAACGVCRTDLHLVDGELPEAPLPVIPGHEIVGRVAAVGESVDDLAIGERIGVPWLGWTCGECRFCRIGRENLCDHARFTGYTLPGGYAEYAVAERRYCFRLPDRFGDLEAAPLLCAGLIGYRSLRMCGAGVERLGLYGFGAAAHIVAQVAAHRGAEVYAFTRPGDAAAQGFARSLGAAWAGGSTEPPPEPLDAAIVFAPVGALVPAALRAVRKGGIVVCGGIHMSDIPSFPYRILWEERALVSVANLERRDGDELFAAVAELPLHTAVESFALADANQALERLREGRLTGAAVLAVAP is encoded by the coding sequence GGTGGTGGCCGCGACCGGGCGGCCGCTCGAGCTGCGCCGCCTGCCGGTGCCGCGCCCCGGCCCGCAGCAGGTGCTGCTCGAGGTGGCGGCGTGCGGCGTCTGCCGCACCGACCTCCACCTGGTCGACGGCGAGCTGCCCGAGGCGCCGCTGCCGGTGATCCCCGGCCACGAGATCGTCGGCCGGGTCGCGGCCGTCGGGGAGAGCGTCGACGACCTCGCCATCGGGGAGCGGATCGGCGTGCCGTGGCTCGGCTGGACCTGCGGCGAGTGCCGATTCTGCCGGATCGGCCGCGAGAACCTCTGCGACCACGCCCGCTTTACCGGCTACACGCTGCCCGGCGGCTACGCCGAGTACGCGGTGGCCGAGCGCCGCTACTGCTTCCGGCTGCCCGACCGCTTCGGCGACCTCGAGGCGGCGCCGCTGCTGTGCGCCGGGCTGATCGGCTACCGCTCCCTGAGGATGTGCGGCGCCGGCGTCGAGCGCCTCGGGCTCTACGGCTTCGGCGCGGCCGCCCACATCGTCGCCCAAGTCGCCGCCCATCGCGGGGCCGAGGTCTACGCCTTCACCCGCCCGGGCGACGCCGCGGCTCAGGGCTTCGCCCGCTCGCTCGGCGCCGCCTGGGCCGGCGGCTCCACCGAACCGCCGCCCGAGCCGCTCGACGCCGCGATCGTCTTCGCCCCGGTCGGCGCGCTGGTGCCGGCCGCGCTGCGCGCGGTGCGCAAGGGCGGGATCGTGGTCTGCGGCGGCATCCACATGAGCGACATCCCGTCCTTCCCCTACCGCATCCTGTGGGAGGAGCGGGCGCTGGTCTCGGTGGCCAACCTCGAGCGGCGCGACGGCGACGAGCTCTTCGCCGCCGTCGCCGAGCTGCCGCTGCACACCGCCGTCGAGTCGTTCGCGCTCGCGGACGCGAACCAGGCTCTGGAGCGGCTGCGCGAGGGACGCCTCACCGGCGCCGCGGTGCTCGCCGTCGCCCCGTAG